One Pseudodesulfovibrio cashew DNA window includes the following coding sequences:
- a CDS encoding FAD-dependent oxidoreductase — protein MITSSVLVLLGIGFISAVILAVASKLLYVYEDPRIAQVESVLAGANCGGCGYPGCAGAAQGVVEGKAGANVCVIGGDEVAAKVADIMGLEFASTEKQTAFVDCTGGVRAEETYEYHGVADCRAQHMLYGGNKMCPEGCLGYGTCVTACQFGAIEIGPDGYPVVDPNLCTACGGCAQVCPRGVITIRGMTARITHLNELTDCLAPCRQRCPGQINIPRYIEQVSRGDYAGALETIRERIPMPLSIGRVCPHPCEGVCRRGHVDEPVGINMIKRFAADWEMNSGTRLPISCAPETGRKVAVVGGGPAGLSCAFFLRRLGHSPTIFESMPELGGQLRYGIPEYRLPNAVLDWEIEGILNLGIEVRHEHNFGTDFTLKTLEEEGFEAVFLGVGAWMNMNLRIDNENAKGVETGTEFLTKVGLGVDTGIGKKVVVIGGGNTAIDTSRSSVRLGAHVTLMYRRTRNEMPAHIEEIVGSEEEGVNYLFLSAPKRIITDDDGHVTHVEYIKMELGEPDASGRRRPVPIEGSETLIECDTVYTAIGQKPELSCLYDGSGTCTLEETRWRTLGAHPDTLQTALPHVFTGGDMHTGPALVITALGEGRKAARSIHQLLTEGRIHYSSQLQRELIPYTMFTDVPDVGYRRRSELPHQIECDERKCTFKEIEGPLGLADVKHETCRCLRCGLTCYNRDLTEGQECLAEDCVKNP, from the coding sequence ATGATTACCTCTTCCGTTCTCGTCCTCCTCGGCATCGGCTTCATCTCGGCAGTCATCCTGGCCGTGGCTTCCAAGCTCCTCTATGTCTATGAAGACCCGCGCATCGCCCAGGTGGAGTCTGTCCTCGCCGGGGCCAACTGCGGCGGCTGCGGTTATCCCGGCTGCGCTGGCGCGGCCCAGGGAGTGGTCGAAGGCAAGGCAGGGGCAAACGTCTGCGTCATCGGCGGTGACGAGGTGGCCGCCAAGGTGGCCGATATCATGGGCCTGGAGTTCGCCTCCACCGAAAAGCAGACCGCCTTCGTGGACTGCACGGGTGGCGTCCGGGCCGAAGAGACCTATGAATATCACGGCGTGGCAGACTGCCGAGCCCAGCACATGCTGTACGGCGGCAACAAGATGTGCCCCGAAGGCTGCCTCGGCTACGGCACCTGCGTGACCGCATGCCAGTTCGGAGCCATCGAGATCGGCCCGGACGGCTATCCGGTGGTTGATCCCAACCTCTGCACGGCCTGCGGCGGCTGCGCCCAGGTCTGCCCACGCGGCGTCATCACCATCCGAGGCATGACCGCACGTATCACCCACCTCAATGAACTCACCGACTGCCTGGCCCCCTGCCGCCAGCGCTGCCCCGGCCAGATCAACATCCCGCGTTACATCGAACAGGTATCACGCGGCGACTACGCCGGAGCCCTGGAGACGATCCGCGAGCGCATCCCCATGCCGCTCTCCATCGGTCGCGTCTGCCCGCACCCGTGCGAAGGCGTCTGCCGCCGGGGCCACGTGGACGAGCCCGTTGGCATCAACATGATCAAACGATTCGCAGCAGACTGGGAGATGAACTCGGGCACCCGGCTGCCCATCTCCTGCGCTCCAGAGACCGGTCGCAAGGTGGCTGTGGTCGGCGGTGGCCCGGCAGGACTATCCTGCGCCTTTTTCCTGCGCCGCCTCGGACACAGCCCGACCATCTTCGAATCCATGCCAGAACTGGGCGGCCAGCTCCGCTACGGCATCCCTGAATACAGGCTGCCCAATGCGGTCCTGGACTGGGAGATCGAGGGCATCCTGAACCTCGGCATAGAGGTCCGCCACGAACATAATTTCGGAACCGACTTCACCCTCAAGACCCTCGAAGAGGAAGGTTTCGAGGCGGTCTTCCTCGGCGTGGGAGCATGGATGAACATGAACCTGCGCATCGACAACGAAAACGCCAAGGGCGTGGAGACCGGGACGGAATTCCTGACCAAGGTCGGCCTGGGTGTGGACACGGGCATCGGCAAGAAGGTCGTGGTCATCGGCGGCGGCAACACGGCCATCGACACCTCCCGCTCTTCGGTACGACTGGGCGCGCACGTGACCCTCATGTACCGCAGGACCCGCAATGAAATGCCCGCCCACATTGAGGAAATAGTCGGTTCCGAAGAGGAGGGCGTCAACTACCTCTTCCTGTCTGCTCCCAAGCGGATCATTACTGACGACGACGGCCACGTAACCCATGTGGAGTACATCAAGATGGAGCTGGGTGAACCGGATGCCTCGGGGCGGCGGAGGCCAGTGCCCATCGAAGGATCCGAGACCCTGATAGAATGTGACACGGTTTACACGGCAATCGGCCAGAAACCCGAGCTCTCCTGCCTCTACGACGGCTCCGGGACCTGCACGCTGGAGGAGACCCGCTGGCGTACGCTGGGCGCGCATCCCGACACCCTGCAGACCGCCCTGCCCCATGTCTTCACCGGCGGCGACATGCACACCGGCCCGGCCCTGGTCATCACCGCCCTGGGCGAGGGACGCAAGGCAGCGCGGTCCATCCACCAGCTCCTGACCGAAGGCAGGATACACTACTCCAGCCAACTTCAACGGGAGCTGATCCCGTACACCATGTTCACGGATGTGCCTGACGTCGGCTACCGGCGACGGTCCGAACTGCCGCACCAAATCGAATGTGACGAACGCAAATGCACGTTCAAGGAGATCGAGGGTCCACTGGGCTTGGCCGACGTCAAACACGAGACCTGCCGCTGTCTGCGCTGTGGCCTAACCTGCTACAACCGCGACCTGACGGAAGGACAGGAGTGTCTGGCCGAAGATTGTGTCAAGAATCCGTAA
- a CDS encoding electron transport complex protein RnfA has protein sequence MDYFVLVISAIFVNNIVLAQYLGNCPFIGTSKESGVAIGMGLAVVFVATMAATITWCVQEYVLGPLDLEYLQTIAFILIIAALVQFVEMFLKKAIPPLYQSLGIFLPLITTNCAVLGIAIICQREKFTLPETIIFSLASGAGFLLALVVLAGIRERLDLARVPISLKGTPLALIMAGLMSLAFFAFKGMAS, from the coding sequence ATGGATTATTTCGTCCTCGTCATCTCGGCCATCTTCGTCAACAACATCGTCCTGGCCCAGTACCTGGGCAACTGCCCGTTTATCGGCACCTCCAAGGAATCAGGCGTGGCCATCGGCATGGGGCTGGCCGTGGTCTTCGTGGCGACCATGGCCGCCACCATAACCTGGTGCGTTCAGGAATACGTGCTCGGCCCGCTGGACCTGGAATACCTCCAGACCATCGCCTTCATCCTGATCATCGCGGCCCTTGTCCAATTCGTGGAGATGTTCCTGAAAAAGGCCATCCCCCCGCTGTACCAGTCGCTGGGCATCTTCCTGCCGCTGATTACCACCAACTGCGCGGTACTCGGCATCGCCATCATCTGCCAGAGGGAGAAATTCACCCTGCCTGAAACCATCATCTTTTCGCTGGCGTCCGGTGCCGGCTTCCTTCTCGCGCTGGTCGTGCTAGCAGGTATCCGGGAGCGGCTTGACCTGGCCCGCGTGCCCATCTCGCTCAAAGGCACGCCCCTGGCCCTGATCATGGCCGGGCTCATGTCCCTGGCCTTCTTCGCCTTCAAGGGCATGGCATCCTAG
- the rsxE gene encoding electron transport complex subunit RsxE, which translates to MSTLWKEFSKGLWKDLPPFKLVLGLCPTLAVTKTAYNGFGMGMAVIFVLALSNLLVSLLRKAIPAKVRIACFIVVAASLVVCVELLMQAYAYPLYQQLGIFVPLIVVNCIILGRAEAFASKNPVHLAVADGLGMGLGFTISLTLLGSLRELLGYGTWFGMAVMGDWFKPFSFMVEAPGAFVCLGVLLAGMNAFTNWQRKTKGLDAIEGPGHDCKSCGMCATKPTL; encoded by the coding sequence ATGAGCACATTGTGGAAGGAATTCTCCAAGGGTCTCTGGAAGGACCTGCCTCCGTTCAAACTGGTGCTCGGGCTCTGCCCGACCCTGGCCGTGACCAAGACCGCCTACAACGGTTTCGGCATGGGCATGGCGGTCATCTTCGTCCTGGCCCTGTCCAACCTCCTGGTCTCCCTGCTGCGCAAGGCCATCCCGGCCAAGGTCCGCATCGCCTGCTTCATCGTGGTCGCCGCCTCGCTGGTGGTCTGTGTTGAACTGCTCATGCAGGCCTACGCCTATCCCCTCTACCAGCAGCTCGGCATCTTCGTGCCGCTCATCGTGGTCAACTGCATCATCCTGGGCAGGGCCGAGGCCTTCGCCTCCAAGAACCCCGTCCACCTGGCCGTGGCGGACGGCCTGGGCATGGGTCTCGGATTCACAATTTCCCTCACCCTGCTCGGCTCGCTCCGGGAGCTGCTAGGCTACGGCACTTGGTTCGGCATGGCCGTTATGGGCGACTGGTTCAAGCCCTTCTCCTTCATGGTGGAAGCCCCCGGCGCGTTCGTCTGCCTCGGCGTTCTGCTCGCGGGTATGAACGCCTTCACCAACTGGCAGCGGAAGACCAAGGGACTGGACGCTATCGAGGGTCCGGGCCACGACTGCAAGAGCTGCGGCATGTGCGCCACCAAGCCCACGCTGTAA
- the rnfG gene encoding RnfABCDGE type electron transport complex subunit G, translating into MKEMIKMVVILSLICGLSGLTLASVRQATRERIEEQVLTYVQGPALEQVFVAHDNNPVKDRKTFDLPSGPVTVFPAIKDGTLTAVAFETSGNGYGGPVGVMVGISTDGSRLEGIGITTMKETPGLGQRAKDPEFRNQFRNMSTQGIALARDGGSVQAISGATITSTATVTAVNEAVRIFKQIKDKLPDAWGS; encoded by the coding sequence ATGAAAGAAATGATCAAGATGGTGGTAATCCTGTCGCTCATATGCGGCCTGTCGGGCCTGACCCTGGCCAGCGTTCGCCAGGCCACGCGCGAGCGCATCGAGGAACAGGTCCTGACCTATGTCCAGGGCCCGGCTCTGGAACAGGTCTTTGTCGCGCACGATAACAACCCGGTGAAGGACCGCAAGACTTTCGATCTGCCCTCCGGACCGGTCACGGTCTTCCCGGCCATAAAGGACGGCACGCTGACCGCCGTGGCCTTCGAAACCTCCGGCAACGGCTACGGCGGCCCGGTGGGCGTGATGGTCGGCATCTCAACCGACGGTTCCCGACTGGAGGGCATCGGCATCACGACCATGAAGGAGACGCCCGGCCTGGGACAGCGAGCCAAGGACCCCGAGTTCCGCAACCAGTTCCGCAACATGTCCACTCAGGGGATAGCCCTTGCCAGGGACGGAGGCAGTGTGCAGGCCATCTCCGGCGCGACCATCACCTCCACGGCCACCGTGACCGCGGTGAATGAAGCGGTAAGGATATTTAAACAAATCAAGGACAAACTCCCCGACGCGTGGGGTTCCTAG
- a CDS encoding RnfABCDGE type electron transport complex subunit D, with translation MISRPLQPILTVTAPPHAHCGRTIKGYMAEHLAALLPAATMAVVAFHTGALRVMALSCAVAVLSEAACNRIFRRTQSIDDLSALYTGLLFAFLLPASAPWWLVTMGAAVSIVLGKMLFGGLGCNPLCPSLVGWAVCRISWPAFMDTNATMLTSNLPAPLQLLKYFGLKSVASLDPTSLLMGNQLGGLGEVQVIGLLAGGAFLLARRHITWEIPTAFLAGVAGTAWVYQLIDPATYASPLFHLLAGGTVFGAFFLAPEPASSPVGRIPRLLFGLIAGAMVIIIRVYGIYPDGVPFAILLANLFTPLLDRIRPTPFGGPYRLPMEEA, from the coding sequence ATGATCTCCCGTCCCCTCCAACCCATCCTGACCGTCACTGCCCCCCCCCACGCCCACTGCGGGCGGACCATCAAGGGATACATGGCCGAGCACCTCGCCGCCCTGCTCCCGGCCGCAACCATGGCAGTCGTGGCCTTTCACACGGGCGCTCTGCGCGTCATGGCCCTCTCCTGTGCCGTGGCCGTCCTGAGCGAGGCGGCCTGCAACAGGATATTCCGCCGAACCCAGTCCATAGATGACCTGAGCGCGCTGTACACAGGACTGCTCTTTGCCTTTCTGCTCCCGGCTTCGGCTCCGTGGTGGCTGGTAACCATGGGTGCAGCGGTATCCATCGTCCTCGGCAAGATGCTCTTCGGCGGTCTAGGCTGCAATCCGCTCTGCCCGTCCCTGGTGGGATGGGCCGTATGCCGCATCTCCTGGCCCGCGTTCATGGACACCAACGCGACCATGCTCACGTCCAACCTGCCCGCGCCACTGCAACTACTGAAATACTTCGGGCTGAAATCGGTCGCTTCCCTGGACCCGACTTCCCTGCTCATGGGCAACCAGTTGGGAGGGCTCGGCGAGGTTCAGGTCATTGGCTTACTGGCGGGGGGCGCGTTCCTGCTGGCCCGACGCCACATCACCTGGGAAATCCCGACCGCGTTTCTGGCGGGCGTTGCAGGCACCGCCTGGGTATACCAGCTCATCGACCCAGCAACCTACGCCTCGCCACTATTCCACCTGCTGGCCGGAGGGACCGTGTTCGGCGCTTTCTTCCTTGCCCCCGAACCGGCCAGCTCGCCCGTAGGGCGCATTCCGCGCCTGCTCTTCGGCCTCATTGCCGGAGCCATGGTCATCATCATCCGCGTATACGGAATCTATCCCGACGGCGTCCCCTTCGCCATCCTGCTGGCCAACCTGTTCACTCCGCTGCTGGACCGCATTCGCCCCACCCCCTTCGGCGGCCCCTATCGCCTGCCCATGGAAGAAGCGTAA
- a CDS encoding electron transporter RnfC: MSTFSFSLQTGETGPLIKASTPETVRIPTHGHTALYAKGDQVLAGTRIAKALLPDEGDLHAPLAGVIEEIESDGILIRVTGKERTAPQEPPENGGDHLREWLRQSGVDAGSLRQANTLIVNAVPPEPGISIHAPLLQDYRKVVELGLETVLRITASAKTYLVTARGNRTNAFPDCTVLDVPAVYPSGIDQLVMKAVTGREVLLGTHPEDVTILSVRDLYLIGRVMETGRPVTETVLTIGGRNHLIMIGTAVGFLLQEAGASAHPGDRVLLGGPMRGRAALNLQQGVDKEATGLTIVKQGEGLNPTDNFCLGCGECEAHCPARIMPGMISRCAEFKHFARAEDYHIHSCIECGLCAYYCKAQRPLLQYIRLAKYELALLRTKSLHPIEDIAGGEA; encoded by the coding sequence ATGAGTACATTTTCCTTCAGTCTGCAAACCGGAGAAACCGGCCCGCTGATCAAGGCCTCGACACCCGAAACGGTACGCATTCCCACCCATGGCCATACGGCGCTCTACGCCAAGGGTGACCAGGTCCTGGCCGGAACCCGCATCGCCAAGGCTTTGCTCCCTGACGAAGGCGACCTGCATGCCCCGCTGGCAGGGGTCATCGAAGAGATCGAAAGCGACGGCATCCTGATCCGGGTCACGGGCAAGGAACGGACCGCGCCGCAGGAGCCCCCGGAGAACGGAGGCGATCACCTCAGAGAGTGGCTGCGGCAAAGCGGAGTGGACGCGGGCTCCCTGCGCCAGGCGAACACATTGATTGTGAATGCAGTCCCGCCAGAACCAGGCATTTCCATCCACGCGCCCCTGTTGCAGGACTACCGCAAGGTGGTAGAACTGGGCCTGGAAACGGTCCTGCGGATCACCGCCTCCGCCAAGACCTATCTGGTGACTGCCAGAGGGAACCGAACAAATGCCTTCCCGGACTGTACGGTCCTCGACGTGCCGGCGGTCTACCCGAGCGGCATCGACCAACTCGTCATGAAGGCGGTCACCGGCAGGGAGGTGCTCCTGGGCACCCATCCGGAAGATGTGACCATCCTTTCCGTCCGCGACCTCTACCTCATTGGGCGTGTAATGGAGACGGGCCGTCCGGTAACCGAGACAGTGCTGACCATCGGTGGCAGGAACCACCTGATAATGATTGGCACGGCAGTCGGATTCCTCCTCCAAGAGGCGGGCGCCTCGGCCCACCCCGGAGACAGGGTGCTGCTGGGCGGACCAATGCGCGGCCGCGCCGCCCTCAACCTGCAGCAGGGCGTGGACAAGGAAGCAACCGGACTGACCATCGTCAAGCAGGGCGAAGGCCTGAACCCCACCGACAATTTCTGCCTTGGCTGCGGCGAGTGCGAAGCGCACTGTCCGGCTCGTATCATGCCAGGCATGATCAGCCGCTGCGCCGAGTTCAAACACTTCGCCCGGGCCGAGGACTACCACATCCACTCCTGCATCGAGTGCGGCCTCTGCGCATACTACTGCAAGGCGCAACGTCCGCTGCTCCAGTACATCCGGCTGGCCAAGTACGAACTTGCCCTATTGCGCACCAAATCTCTCCATCCCATTGAGGACATCGCCGGAGGTGAAGCATGA
- a CDS encoding cytochrome c3 family protein: MVTTAEGGRTGLSAKSKRLSYGRNPDFSATRWQYLKIEVDSLQRRHLPIAVVTGVLLLVALAGYLFPTSPEASPTRVLLENKGGKVIFTHADHTALGDQCGTCHHTTGGNTAPPPCKSCHVSRFDTAFAADHQTTLDESSCSVCHHAGAAITPFSHDEHAEDYAGGDCRACHHDESIESEPEACSNCHGQNQDGDTPALRQATHERCADCHDDFFKEGKNGCRRCHERKPESKGAATPEACSTCHDEPADQLIPTTSKAFHAQCMGCHEKENSGPFGDDACYQCHMK, translated from the coding sequence GTGGTGACAACCGCAGAAGGAGGCAGGACCGGGTTGAGCGCCAAGTCAAAACGACTTAGCTATGGACGAAACCCTGATTTTTCAGCTACAAGATGGCAATACCTAAAAATCGAGGTCGATTCATTGCAGAGACGCCATCTCCCCATTGCCGTTGTGACCGGAGTATTGTTGTTGGTCGCCCTTGCCGGATATCTGTTTCCCACCTCCCCAGAAGCCTCACCCACCCGAGTTCTGCTCGAAAACAAGGGCGGCAAGGTCATTTTTACCCACGCCGACCACACCGCCCTTGGCGATCAATGCGGAACCTGCCACCACACCACCGGTGGCAACACCGCACCGCCTCCCTGCAAAAGCTGTCATGTAAGCCGATTCGACACGGCCTTTGCGGCAGACCATCAAACTACCCTTGACGAGTCCTCCTGTTCCGTCTGCCACCACGCCGGGGCCGCCATAACGCCCTTCTCCCATGACGAGCATGCCGAGGACTATGCCGGCGGGGATTGCCGGGCCTGCCATCACGACGAGTCCATCGAGTCCGAACCCGAAGCTTGCTCGAACTGTCACGGGCAGAACCAGGACGGAGATACACCGGCCCTTCGACAGGCGACTCACGAAAGGTGCGCGGATTGCCATGATGACTTCTTCAAGGAAGGCAAAAACGGCTGCCGCCGATGCCATGAGCGCAAGCCTGAAAGCAAAGGAGCAGCCACCCCGGAGGCATGTTCCACCTGCCATGATGAGCCAGCCGATCAACTGATCCCCACGACGTCCAAGGCGTTCCACGCACAATGCATGGGATGCCACGAAAAAGAGAACAGCGGCCCGTTCGGCGATGACGCCTGCTATCAATGTCATATGAAATAG
- a CDS encoding alkaline phosphatase: MRFVRRISICSLAFALILAVGAMAGAGNAEAAKTAKYVFFFIGDGMGLPQRAATAAYTGQKLAIDAMPAQGITTTYANDRFITGSAASATALATGVKTNINYIGMDPNFKPVKTLAEMAKERGMKVGIVSSVSVDHATPAAFYAHVKTRSMYHEIDHALADSGFDFFAGGGLKDPAGKKSKAPMGDALEKAKANGYKLVDNKKEFLALKPGDGKVIAWNAWLQDGKALPYVMDMTDKDVTLPEFTGKAIEMLDNDKGFFLMVEGGKIDWACHANDATASILNTISFDNAVKKALAFYEKHPEETLIVVTGDHECGGLTLGFAGTKYGSHYDVLGSQKVSFQKFTDETMVAFKQKSGSFDDMKKIITAEFGLKFDGDAKNDPMVLADYETASIQAAFQRSMAGEKVKGGEYLLYGDYDPLAVTLTHVLNQKAGLGWTSYKHTGVPVSTSAVGVDAALFNGSYDNKDVATKIMSAMGMPAKPVYVDAGKLRLAAN; encoded by the coding sequence ATGCGTTTTGTTCGTAGAATTTCAATCTGTTCTCTGGCGTTCGCGCTGATCCTGGCTGTTGGGGCCATGGCCGGTGCGGGCAATGCCGAAGCCGCAAAAACGGCCAAGTATGTATTCTTTTTCATTGGTGACGGCATGGGCCTGCCCCAGCGTGCCGCCACTGCCGCCTATACGGGGCAGAAGCTGGCCATTGACGCCATGCCTGCCCAGGGCATCACCACTACTTATGCCAACGACCGTTTTATCACCGGTTCCGCCGCGTCCGCCACTGCCTTGGCCACCGGGGTCAAGACCAATATCAACTACATCGGCATGGATCCTAACTTCAAACCGGTGAAGACTTTGGCCGAAATGGCCAAGGAACGGGGCATGAAGGTCGGTATCGTTTCTTCCGTGTCTGTCGATCACGCCACTCCGGCGGCTTTTTATGCCCACGTCAAGACTCGCAGCATGTATCACGAGATTGACCACGCCCTGGCCGACTCCGGCTTTGACTTTTTTGCGGGCGGCGGTCTGAAGGACCCCGCGGGCAAAAAGTCCAAGGCCCCCATGGGAGACGCCCTGGAAAAGGCCAAGGCCAACGGCTACAAGCTGGTGGACAATAAGAAAGAGTTCCTGGCCCTGAAGCCCGGCGACGGCAAGGTCATCGCCTGGAACGCCTGGCTGCAGGACGGCAAGGCTCTTCCCTATGTCATGGACATGACCGACAAGGATGTCACCCTGCCCGAATTCACGGGCAAGGCCATTGAGATGCTCGACAACGACAAGGGCTTCTTCCTGATGGTCGAGGGTGGCAAGATCGACTGGGCCTGTCACGCCAACGACGCCACCGCCTCCATTCTCAACACCATTTCCTTCGATAACGCCGTGAAGAAGGCTCTGGCGTTTTACGAAAAGCACCCCGAAGAGACGCTGATCGTGGTTACCGGCGACCATGAGTGCGGCGGCCTTACCCTCGGATTTGCCGGTACCAAATACGGCTCTCACTACGACGTCCTGGGCAGCCAGAAGGTCTCCTTCCAGAAGTTTACCGACGAGACCATGGTTGCCTTCAAGCAGAAGAGCGGCTCATTCGACGATATGAAAAAGATCATCACCGCCGAATTTGGCCTCAAGTTCGACGGTGACGCCAAGAATGACCCAATGGTGCTGGCCGATTACGAAACCGCGAGCATCCAGGCCGCTTTCCAGCGCTCCATGGCCGGTGAAAAAGTCAAGGGCGGCGAATATTTGCTCTACGGCGATTATGATCCCCTGGCCGTGACGCTGACTCACGTGCTCAACCAGAAGGCCGGGCTGGGCTGGACTTCTTACAAGCACACCGGTGTGCCCGTCTCAACCTCGGCCGTCGGCGTCGATGCTGCGCTCTTCAACGGCAGCTACGACAACAAGGACGTGGCTACCAAGATCATGTCCGCCATGGGCATGCCCGCCAAGCCCGTGTACGTCGATGCGGGCAAGCTGCGCCTGGCCGCCAATTAA
- a CDS encoding YibE/F family protein — protein sequence MQTPSKRNRDWLLVLVFFVITTALYFVPTGFEKAGDSDSVRCSAEVVEVDDTNIQSLGMIRAGEQSVTLRIMDGPFVGEVVKGNNQLLGQLDRDKLFVPGDTAYVILTVDRDGNIIYVNPQAHYRLGLELFLLGLFAALLLIFGGVTGFKALLSFVFTGMILWKVLVPLLLKGVDPVWLTLCVVAALSAVIIFLVAGVNRTGMAAFLGAFLGVVSSCALGVYFTARFHVHGAVMPFAETLLYAGYGHLNLTRVFMAGVFLSSCGAVMDLAMDVAAAMSEVVAKKPGISRSEAVWSGIRVGRAVVGTMTTTLLLAYSGGFVTLLMAFMAQGIPLDTTFNFIYVAAEVLKTLVGSFGLVTVAPFTAVVGGLLLVGSGGAEATTSRKPLWRWLPMRKTAHRSTTG from the coding sequence ATGCAGACACCAAGCAAGCGGAACCGCGACTGGCTTCTCGTTCTGGTTTTCTTCGTCATCACCACGGCTCTGTACTTCGTGCCCACCGGCTTCGAGAAGGCCGGTGACAGTGACTCGGTTCGATGCAGCGCCGAGGTGGTGGAGGTGGACGACACGAACATCCAGAGCCTCGGTATGATCCGGGCTGGTGAGCAGAGCGTCACTCTGAGAATTATGGACGGCCCCTTCGTGGGAGAGGTGGTCAAGGGCAACAACCAGCTCCTCGGACAGCTGGATCGAGACAAACTGTTCGTCCCCGGCGACACGGCCTACGTTATCCTGACCGTGGATCGTGACGGCAACATCATCTACGTCAACCCGCAGGCCCACTACCGGCTCGGGCTGGAGTTGTTTCTGCTCGGACTGTTCGCGGCGCTGCTGCTGATATTCGGGGGGGTGACCGGATTCAAGGCGCTGCTCTCATTCGTCTTTACCGGCATGATCCTGTGGAAGGTGCTGGTGCCTCTTTTGCTCAAGGGTGTAGATCCGGTCTGGCTGACGCTATGTGTGGTCGCGGCGCTCAGCGCGGTAATCATCTTTCTGGTGGCCGGGGTCAATCGCACAGGCATGGCCGCCTTTCTCGGCGCCTTCCTGGGCGTGGTGTCCAGTTGTGCTTTAGGAGTTTATTTTACCGCCCGTTTTCACGTCCACGGCGCGGTCATGCCATTTGCCGAGACCCTGCTATACGCCGGGTACGGGCACTTGAACCTTACCCGGGTGTTCATGGCAGGCGTCTTCCTGTCTTCCTGCGGGGCGGTCATGGACCTTGCCATGGACGTGGCGGCGGCAATGTCCGAAGTGGTGGCAAAGAAGCCGGGCATCTCCAGGTCCGAGGCCGTCTGGTCGGGCATCCGCGTGGGCCGGGCTGTGGTCGGTACCATGACCACCACACTGCTGCTGGCCTATTCCGGAGGATTCGTGACGTTGCTTATGGCCTTCATGGCCCAGGGTATCCCCTTGGATACCACTTTCAATTTCATCTACGTGGCAGCCGAGGTGCTCAAGACGCTGGTGGGCAGTTTCGGACTGGTGACCGTTGCTCCGTTTACCGCCGTGGTGGGGGGCTTGCTATTGGTGGGATCCGGAGGAGCAGAGGCGACTACTTCCCGAAAACCACTTTGGAGATGGCTGCCAATGCGAAAAACAGCGCACCGGTCAACCACAGGGTAA
- a CDS encoding potassium:proton antiporter: MLRIMRALGLLAWIGCVVTLIYQTLVWVVTASWPALTLLSLAYDVLGLELASAIQSLPLDVAIKCLYVLATTELAITLWLTGALFFALAAISKVVFGK; encoded by the coding sequence GTGCTGCGAATAATGCGAGCTCTCGGCCTTCTGGCCTGGATAGGTTGTGTCGTGACCTTGATCTATCAAACCCTTGTATGGGTCGTCACCGCATCCTGGCCCGCGCTGACCCTGCTCTCCCTGGCCTATGATGTGTTGGGCCTGGAACTGGCCTCGGCCATCCAAAGCCTTCCCCTGGACGTGGCCATCAAGTGCCTTTATGTGCTTGCAACCACAGAACTCGCGATTACCCTGTGGTTGACCGGTGCGCTGTTTTTCGCATTGGCAGCCATCTCCAAAGTGGTTTTCGGGAAGTAG
- a CDS encoding flagellar brake domain-containing protein: protein MSGIQAGDKILLEFSTFGDRFLSVVTDVVQDGRLLVYSPVTAPIIERLETDRKVVVKYAEGGKLLGFRSRVLNRLNPGNSLFELAPPERTFDAEERAEPRCSCGFPAMIREGAFEFQAVVEDMSHSCSRIRFLNGGSAFAEGMEGDVSLTFHPFDMDKGYSVECIVKNIFLKGDVRYAILEFKKDEAEARNRISRFIEAKVCCGIPRV from the coding sequence GTGAGCGGAATTCAGGCTGGCGACAAGATTCTCTTGGAATTTTCCACCTTTGGAGATCGTTTTCTGAGCGTTGTAACCGACGTTGTGCAGGACGGGCGGCTGTTGGTTTATTCTCCGGTGACGGCTCCAATCATCGAGAGACTGGAGACGGACCGCAAGGTGGTAGTCAAGTATGCTGAAGGCGGCAAGCTGCTGGGATTCCGGTCTCGCGTCCTTAACCGTCTCAACCCCGGCAATTCTCTTTTCGAGCTGGCCCCCCCGGAAAGGACCTTTGACGCCGAGGAAAGGGCTGAGCCCCGGTGCTCCTGCGGGTTTCCCGCCATGATCAGAGAGGGGGCCTTCGAGTTTCAGGCCGTGGTCGAGGACATGTCCCACTCCTGTTCGCGGATTCGTTTTCTTAATGGGGGAAGTGCCTTTGCGGAAGGCATGGAGGGCGACGTCAGTCTGACCTTTCACCCATTTGATATGGACAAGGGCTACTCCGTGGAATGTATCGTCAAAAATATCTTTCTCAAAGGTGACGTACGTTACGCAATTCTTGAGTTCAAAAAGGATGAGGCCGAAGCGCGCAACAGGATATCCCGCTTCATAGAGGCGAAGGTGTGTTGCGGCATCCCCCGGGTCTAG